A genomic stretch from Bacteroidota bacterium includes:
- a CDS encoding NUDIX domain-containing protein, whose amino-acid sequence YKKEIQRALDTTDYGKNVFVMIKYRDNNEDLREFILDTLASHGFKGVLADRPEWKLTGDSVVNPLAVLYCCKYGIAFFDEPEDNQFYNPNVAYELGIMHYQNKECMIFIREEIKQQKPFDILSKLHQEYKDNLEVKKHIKKWVASIKAEEYRLEKEKRRQKEKGNRKVVVALIKKKNGQFLLTRRRIPEGKFVWGFPAKTMMDSTSVKKYFPPACVSETGITPIVRKRIGSRFHPNTKRQVEYWLCDYEKGRINILDPDELSELRWVSGKKAQKLITSDLFEPLKGILNGRDN is encoded by the coding sequence GTACAAAAAAGAGATCCAGAGGGCTCTAGATACTACTGACTATGGCAAGAACGTATTCGTCATGATTAAGTACAGAGACAATAACGAAGATTTAAGAGAGTTTATATTGGATACGCTTGCTTCCCATGGTTTCAAGGGTGTGTTGGCAGACCGGCCTGAATGGAAGCTTACTGGAGACAGTGTTGTAAATCCCTTGGCAGTTCTTTATTGTTGTAAATATGGAATCGCTTTTTTTGATGAGCCTGAAGATAATCAGTTTTATAACCCGAATGTAGCATATGAGCTTGGAATCATGCATTATCAGAACAAAGAATGTATGATCTTCATAAGAGAGGAAATTAAGCAACAAAAGCCGTTTGACATCCTCTCGAAACTGCATCAGGAGTACAAAGACAATTTAGAAGTCAAAAAGCATATCAAAAAATGGGTTGCATCCATAAAAGCTGAGGAATATCGACTGGAGAAAGAGAAGCGTAGGCAAAAAGAAAAAGGAAACCGTAAGGTTGTTGTGGCACTGATTAAGAAGAAAAATGGCCAATTCCTCTTGACGAGAAGAAGAATTCCAGAAGGTAAGTTTGTTTGGGGATTCCCTGCGAAAACCATGATGGATAGCACAAGTGTGAAGAAGTATTTTCCTCCGGCTTGTGTCTCGGAAACTGGCATTACTCCAATTGTTCGGAAAAGGATAGGTAGCCGCTTTCATCCCAATACGAAAAGACAGGTTGAGTACTGGCTTTGCGACTATGAAAAAGGTCGTATTAACATTCTGGATCCAGATGAGTTGTCTGAGCTGCGTTGGGTGTCCGGGAAAAAGGCACAGAAGTTGATTACATCAGATTTGTTCGAACCATTAAAAGGTATATTAAATGGACGAGACAATTGA
- a CDS encoding NUDIX hydrolase, translated as MDETIEIGEEIRVAMGIVVKSSEILLVKRSHREADLLWQFPGGKIKTLESPENAAVREVYEETGVRCTARKMIGFRKPHPSTGASVYYVVCDYVSGHTIIKDTSEIERVKWVRTRDLSAYMPHKLFPGVLKYLTT; from the coding sequence ATGGACGAGACAATTGAAATAGGCGAAGAAATAAGGGTTGCTATGGGGATAGTCGTTAAGAGTTCTGAAATCCTCTTGGTAAAAAGGTCACACAGGGAAGCTGATTTGCTTTGGCAATTTCCAGGGGGGAAAATAAAAACCTTGGAAAGCCCTGAAAATGCAGCTGTTAGAGAGGTTTATGAAGAGACTGGAGTCAGGTGTACTGCACGGAAAATGATCGGCTTCCGTAAGCCCCACCCTTCAACTGGTGCTAGTGTTTACTATGTAGTGTGTGATTATGTCTCTGGGCACACAATTATCAAAGATACTTCTGAAATCGAGCGAGTAAAATGGGTTAGGACTCGTGATTTATCAGCATACATGCCACACAAACTATTCCCTGGTGTTTTGAAATATCTTACCACTTAA
- a CDS encoding toll/interleukin-1 receptor domain-containing protein, with translation MADIFISYKREDRKTTKALADALEKRRFSTWWDTRLATGESYDDVIETALDSAQCVIVLWSQAAVKSRWVRTEAGEGLEREILVLVFIEDVKPPLAFRRIHTASLVGWEYALEGPLIDALVRDVKRIVATSGVAQKRKV, from the coding sequence ATGGCCGATATATTCATTTCATACAAACGGGAAGATCGAAAAACAACAAAAGCGTTGGCCGATGCGCTAGAGAAACGCCGGTTTTCTACGTGGTGGGATACGCGGTTGGCTACCGGCGAAAGTTACGACGATGTCATTGAAACAGCACTGGATAGTGCGCAGTGTGTAATTGTGCTGTGGTCGCAGGCCGCTGTCAAAAGTAGATGGGTAAGAACCGAGGCTGGCGAAGGGCTTGAGCGTGAAATCCTGGTTCTCGTGTTCATCGAAGATGTAAAACCCCCGCTGGCTTTTCGCCGCATCCACACGGCTAGCCTTGTTGGATGGGAGTATGCGCTTGAAGGGCCGCTAATAGATGCATTGGTGCGAGATGTAAAGCGAATTGTAGCTACTTCAGGTGTGGCTCAGAAGCGTAAAGTATGA
- a CDS encoding TonB family protein yields the protein MELPRLTVLNERFAIRKVLGDLGPFEATYLAWDLENEEQVIVREYLPVGMAKRDEKGVGLLPKSPDFEEQYQYGLEKIVKEAALCVRIDHPNVVKEREYFRENGTVYRILDYHAGASLAYVLEQQGGKVSPRTAVTILMPLMDGVKAGHAQGLVHGAISPDKIYLTKSGRPMLLSFKTTHLLLAQKTQNLVSFQQPGFSPPEQYTPRGKHGPWSDVYGCGAALYTMLSGGQLPDIPSRLREDQVPALIDQSFDLSLGTRNALKAALDMNITRRPQSIEAFRAMLVDGFDLPGAHVPPPEAPAQKEAFHPRANVAAPPAQPVPEAPVHFGADPVEDPIGVPVARQPLPIEQLQLDPESSGDSGGIAAEFIKDPLADRQGIFEDPGSNSLDFDTGNGSQFEATFSGFTPVAVPSTQLQDSSPAVYDRVTPAVQEEEWEKEPAYAAPRRRTSSGSGGRRIIFFLLFGSSCMLAFLLYTRMQNAEPNTLSNSGYSTALLKGDSLYTLGETEFAADNWDNARSLFERARENYSLALTLGDGDKATLRQRIDDVDGYLDEPITVALDARESLAFISRGDSVMNAADALNVVGDSVEARLLYRQAREEYLKVIDVRPDDSLANARLREATQRMVAPVRVAPAPAPTYQVNAEQERAQRLYLKFKMEGDSAYDINSLVNAKAKFEEALIYKPGDEYALSRISIINQRVRQGQRESQYKDHMSSGFRLKDLGRLEEAKAAFLEALKFNETSQVAQNAIFEVDTLIDQIQKKEEAYLSHKTRGEVLLEKEDYAGALDSFTSALIAKPDDVYASQKVKEINETLSALAKDENQLPEGMVDDNGIYNYTEDAPVLVGGREVLQSRLRYPPKAVEAGIEGRVSVRMIVDETGRMINPQILKGLRHDMDAEVMRVIRGARFEPGRVGGLPVKSWYTLFFEFKLDNE from the coding sequence ATGGAGCTTCCACGTCTCACAGTGCTAAATGAGCGGTTTGCTATTCGAAAAGTCCTGGGCGACCTGGGCCCGTTCGAAGCAACCTACTTGGCATGGGATCTTGAGAATGAAGAACAGGTCATTGTGCGCGAATATCTACCGGTTGGTATGGCCAAGCGGGATGAGAAAGGCGTAGGCTTGTTACCCAAATCTCCTGACTTTGAGGAGCAGTATCAGTACGGCCTCGAGAAAATTGTAAAAGAGGCTGCGTTGTGCGTCAGGATTGACCATCCCAACGTCGTTAAGGAACGTGAGTACTTCCGCGAAAACGGTACCGTTTACAGAATTCTGGACTATCACGCCGGCGCTTCGTTAGCGTATGTGCTTGAGCAGCAAGGCGGCAAAGTATCCCCGCGCACTGCTGTCACGATTCTCATGCCGCTCATGGATGGGGTCAAAGCCGGCCATGCACAAGGCCTCGTACATGGTGCAATCTCCCCTGATAAAATTTACCTGACCAAGTCTGGTCGGCCGATGTTGCTGTCGTTCAAAACGACGCATCTCCTGCTCGCGCAGAAAACGCAAAACCTCGTTTCTTTCCAGCAACCTGGTTTTTCACCGCCCGAGCAATACACGCCGCGTGGCAAACATGGCCCCTGGTCTGATGTCTACGGATGTGGCGCTGCCCTCTACACAATGTTATCCGGTGGCCAACTGCCTGATATCCCGTCTCGCTTGAGAGAAGACCAGGTGCCGGCGCTTATCGACCAGTCGTTTGACCTTTCTTTGGGTACGCGCAATGCATTGAAAGCGGCGCTCGATATGAACATCACGCGCCGCCCGCAATCCATCGAAGCATTTCGCGCGATGCTTGTGGATGGGTTTGATCTTCCAGGGGCGCATGTCCCCCCGCCCGAAGCACCTGCGCAGAAAGAAGCTTTCCATCCGCGTGCAAATGTAGCAGCACCGCCCGCGCAGCCAGTACCTGAAGCACCAGTCCATTTTGGCGCAGATCCTGTTGAGGATCCAATTGGCGTCCCGGTAGCACGACAACCTCTCCCTATTGAGCAATTACAACTCGATCCCGAAAGTTCGGGAGACAGTGGGGGGATAGCTGCAGAGTTCATCAAAGACCCGCTTGCTGATCGACAAGGCATTTTTGAAGATCCTGGTAGCAATAGCCTTGATTTCGACACGGGCAATGGGAGCCAGTTTGAAGCTACATTTTCCGGATTTACACCTGTAGCCGTCCCATCGACGCAGTTACAGGATAGCAGTCCGGCTGTTTACGATCGGGTTACACCTGCGGTGCAAGAGGAAGAATGGGAGAAAGAGCCGGCGTATGCCGCGCCGCGGCGTCGAACAAGCAGTGGCAGTGGAGGCCGGCGCATAATATTCTTCCTGCTTTTTGGTTCTAGTTGCATGCTTGCGTTCCTGTTGTATACCCGCATGCAAAACGCTGAACCGAACACACTTAGTAATTCCGGTTACTCAACCGCGTTGCTTAAAGGCGATTCCCTTTACACGCTAGGTGAAACTGAATTTGCTGCTGATAATTGGGACAATGCGCGCTCCCTCTTCGAACGCGCCCGCGAAAACTACAGTCTCGCACTCACCCTGGGTGATGGCGACAAAGCTACCCTGCGGCAGCGTATTGATGATGTAGATGGATATCTTGACGAGCCCATCACGGTTGCGTTGGATGCCCGCGAATCACTGGCCTTTATATCGCGCGGTGATTCTGTTATGAATGCTGCGGATGCGTTGAACGTTGTAGGTGACTCTGTTGAGGCGCGGCTCTTATATCGCCAGGCACGCGAAGAGTACCTGAAAGTGATTGATGTGCGCCCGGATGATTCCCTTGCTAATGCCCGTTTGCGTGAAGCTACGCAGCGGATGGTGGCCCCTGTGCGGGTTGCCCCAGCCCCAGCACCAACGTATCAGGTGAATGCTGAGCAAGAGCGTGCCCAGCGGCTATACCTCAAGTTTAAAATGGAAGGCGACTCAGCGTATGATATCAACAGTCTGGTGAACGCCAAAGCCAAATTCGAGGAAGCGCTGATTTATAAACCAGGTGATGAGTATGCCTTGAGTCGCATCTCCATAATTAACCAGCGCGTTAGACAAGGACAGCGTGAATCGCAATACAAGGACCACATGAGTTCGGGCTTCCGGTTGAAGGATCTGGGACGGCTCGAGGAAGCAAAGGCAGCTTTCCTGGAAGCACTGAAATTCAATGAGACCAGCCAGGTGGCGCAGAATGCTATCTTCGAAGTTGATACACTGATCGACCAGATTCAGAAGAAAGAAGAGGCCTACCTGAGCCACAAGACCCGCGGCGAGGTGCTACTCGAAAAAGAAGACTATGCCGGCGCGCTGGATAGTTTTACCTCTGCCTTGATTGCCAAGCCCGACGATGTATACGCATCGCAAAAGGTCAAAGAAATCAACGAAACGCTCAGCGCCCTTGCGAAAGACGAAAACCAGTTGCCTGAAGGCATGGTAGACGACAATGGCATCTACAATTACACGGAAGATGCCCCTGTGTTGGTTGGCGGTCGGGAAGTGTTGCAATCGCGCTTGCGATATCCGCCGAAAGCGGTTGAAGCCGGCATCGAAGGCCGTGTTTCAGTACGCATGATTGTCGACGAAACAGGGCGCATGATCAACCCCCAGATCCTCAAAGGGCTTCGGCACGACATGGATGCTGAAGTGATGCGCGTTATTCGCGGTGCCCGCTTTGAACCCGGTCGGGTAGGCGGATTGCCCGTCAAGTCATGGTACACGCTCTTCTTCGAGTTCAAACTCGATAACGAATAA